The Prevotella melaninogenica ATCC 25845 genome includes a window with the following:
- the ftcD gene encoding glutamate formimidoyltransferase: protein MAREKQIIECVPNFSEGRNKDVIKQITDEVERVKGVKLLDVDPGEATNRTVVTFVGEPSVVVEAAFRCVKKAAQLIDMRQHHGAHPRMGATDVCPLIPVAGITLEECAALARKLAERIANELQVPCYCYEAAAKTPERKNLAICRKGEYEGLPQRMSEAAEAPDYGAREWDEQLARTGCTAVGARDFLIATNFNLNTTSTRRANAIAFDVREKGRPMREGGSPVGKPMKDEKGEIIMQPGTLKATKAIGWFIDEYGIAQVSMNITDINITPLHIAFDEVCRCAQNRGIRVTGTEIVGLIPKRTLLEAGTYFLKKQQRSTGIPEEDIIKIAIMSMGLDDLKPFNPREKVIEYLLEDANKTPKLIDLTVKEFTNETSRESPAPGGGTISAYMGALGAALGTMVANLSSHKAGWDARWEEFSNWAEKGQAIQSELMILVDEDTEAFNRIMSAFGLPKGTDEEKAARSQAIQEATLFATEVPLHTMKASYKVFELCRAMAEEGNPNSVSDAGVGVLAARAAVLGAGLNVKINASGLKDKEKAEHLVAEANKLIAQANEAEAEIMKIVEAKL from the coding sequence ATGGCACGAGAAAAACAAATCATCGAGTGTGTCCCTAATTTTAGTGAAGGACGAAACAAAGATGTAATCAAACAGATTACTGATGAAGTGGAACGCGTTAAAGGCGTTAAATTACTGGATGTTGACCCCGGAGAAGCAACCAATCGTACGGTTGTAACCTTTGTTGGCGAACCATCAGTAGTTGTAGAGGCTGCTTTCCGTTGTGTTAAGAAGGCTGCACAACTTATTGACATGCGACAGCATCATGGTGCTCACCCTCGTATGGGTGCTACAGATGTTTGTCCGCTTATCCCTGTTGCTGGTATCACCTTAGAAGAATGTGCAGCATTGGCACGTAAGTTGGCAGAGCGTATTGCTAATGAACTACAGGTTCCTTGCTACTGTTATGAAGCTGCAGCCAAGACTCCAGAACGTAAGAATCTTGCTATTTGCCGTAAGGGAGAGTATGAAGGACTTCCACAGCGTATGTCAGAAGCAGCAGAGGCACCTGATTATGGTGCACGTGAATGGGATGAGCAGTTAGCACGAACAGGCTGTACAGCAGTCGGTGCACGCGACTTCTTGATAGCAACAAACTTCAACCTCAACACAACCTCTACACGTCGTGCCAATGCAATAGCATTTGATGTAAGAGAAAAGGGGCGTCCAATGCGTGAAGGTGGTTCGCCTGTGGGTAAGCCAATGAAGGACGAAAAGGGCGAAATCATCATGCAACCCGGTACGTTGAAAGCAACAAAGGCTATTGGCTGGTTCATTGATGAATATGGAATAGCACAGGTGTCAATGAATATAACTGACATCAATATCACACCTCTCCACATTGCCTTTGATGAGGTTTGTCGCTGTGCACAGAACCGAGGAATACGCGTGACTGGTACTGAAATAGTAGGTCTTATTCCTAAACGAACACTCCTTGAAGCTGGAACTTATTTCCTAAAGAAGCAGCAACGTTCAACAGGTATTCCAGAAGAAGACATCATCAAGATTGCCATTATGTCAATGGGCTTAGACGATTTGAAACCTTTCAACCCACGTGAGAAAGTCATTGAATATTTGTTGGAAGATGCCAATAAGACACCAAAGCTCATTGATTTGACTGTCAAAGAGTTTACTAATGAGACTTCACGTGAATCTCCAGCACCTGGAGGTGGTACTATCTCCGCTTATATGGGAGCTTTAGGTGCTGCTTTAGGTACAATGGTAGCCAACCTCTCCAGTCATAAAGCAGGTTGGGATGCACGCTGGGAAGAGTTCAGTAACTGGGCTGAGAAGGGACAAGCAATACAATCTGAACTAATGATACTCGTTGATGAAGACACAGAAGCTTTTAACCGAATCATGTCTGCCTTTGGACTTCCTAAGGGTACCGATGAGGAAAAGGCTGCACGTTCTCAGGCGATACAAGAAGCAACACTCTTCGCAACAGAAGTTCCTTTGCACACGATGAAGGCTTCATACAAGGTGTTTGAACTTTGCCGTGCAATGGCAGAGGAAGGTAATCCTAACAGTGTTTCAGATGCTGGTGTTGGTGTATTGGCAGCTCGTGCTGCTGTACTCGGCGCAGGTCTGAATGTGAAGATTAATGCTTCTGGCTTGAAAGACAAAGAAAAAGCAGAACATTTAGTTGCCGAGGCAAACAAGTTGATTGCTCAAGCTAATGAAGCTGAGGCAGAGATAATGAAGATAGTTGAGGCTAAACTATAA
- a CDS encoding porin family protein, which translates to MRQHIIAVAIMAMNCATTAFAQTDRTSSLSSAEQNGWEYEVKAGVNIGGASPLPMPVEIREISSYSPKFNGTLEGTVTKWLGKEQKWGVSTGLKFEEKGMITGANVKNYSMEILNDGSRVAGYWTGYVKTNYNTTLFTIPVMANYRFNDRWKVRAGLYSSIKLDGQFTGNVSDGYLREGTPVGEKLTFADGNTASYDFSSNLRHFQWGGQLGATWRAFNHFTVNADLTWAFNNIFESDFKTISFGLYPIYLNLGFGYRF; encoded by the coding sequence ATGAGACAACATATTATTGCAGTTGCAATCATGGCAATGAACTGCGCAACGACAGCCTTTGCACAAACAGACCGTACTTCTTCACTAAGCAGTGCAGAACAAAATGGCTGGGAATATGAGGTAAAAGCTGGCGTAAACATTGGTGGTGCATCTCCTCTTCCTATGCCTGTAGAAATCAGAGAGATAAGTAGTTATAGTCCAAAGTTCAATGGAACGTTAGAGGGAACAGTCACTAAATGGCTCGGTAAGGAGCAGAAGTGGGGTGTTTCTACTGGTTTGAAGTTTGAAGAAAAGGGTATGATAACTGGTGCAAACGTGAAAAACTATAGCATGGAAATTCTCAATGATGGTAGTCGTGTGGCTGGTTATTGGACGGGTTATGTAAAGACAAACTATAATACAACCCTTTTTACTATTCCTGTTATGGCAAACTATCGTTTCAATGATCGCTGGAAGGTGCGTGCAGGGCTTTACTCTTCTATCAAGTTAGATGGTCAGTTTACGGGTAACGTAAGTGATGGTTATCTGCGTGAAGGTACTCCTGTGGGAGAGAAACTTACTTTTGCTGATGGCAATACAGCGTCATATGATTTCTCATCTAACCTCCGTCACTTTCAGTGGGGTGGTCAGTTAGGTGCAACATGGCGTGCTTTCAATCACTTCACAGTCAATGCTGACCTTACATGGGCATTCAATAACATCTTTGAAAGTGATTTCAAGACGATTAGCTTCGGACTTTATCCAATCTATCTTAACCTCGGATTCGGATATCGTTTTTAA
- a CDS encoding PCMD domain-containing protein has product MKLFRPMVLALMAGLLLSSCIKEEALNAEADITDVMVDGTTLVRKPVITNNEVLFYVNGWEDLTNLAPMFKLTEGAKIEPESGTKLNFTQPQSYTVTSQDGQWKKTYKVSFVSNDVATDYHFETLKVDSTSKYHTFVDKTADGNLAEWGSGNSGVSFLMGDSKATEYPTSQAENGYVGKCLKLTTVSTGFLGAMFGAPIAAGNLFTGDFQIDMGNPAKSTHFGRPFYKMPKELIGYYKYKAGEKFQDKDKKDIKGRKDSLAIYAVLFETGDGVEYLDGTNSLTSDRIVLLAQLKNAKETDEWTRFSISFEPVAGRTVDSEKLKMGKYSLAIIMSSSKDGAFFNGAVGSTLYVDELKLYSE; this is encoded by the coding sequence ATGAAGTTATTTAGACCAATGGTTCTTGCTTTGATGGCAGGACTCTTACTTTCTTCTTGTATTAAGGAGGAAGCATTAAATGCGGAAGCAGATATTACAGATGTTATGGTTGACGGTACAACACTGGTCCGTAAGCCTGTTATCACAAATAATGAAGTACTATTCTATGTCAATGGTTGGGAAGACTTAACTAACTTGGCTCCAATGTTTAAGCTCACTGAAGGTGCTAAGATTGAGCCTGAGAGTGGTACTAAGTTAAACTTTACACAGCCTCAGAGCTATACAGTAACCTCACAAGACGGTCAGTGGAAGAAGACTTATAAAGTGTCATTTGTAAGTAATGATGTTGCAACTGATTACCATTTTGAGACGCTTAAGGTTGATTCTACCAGTAAATATCATACTTTTGTTGACAAGACTGCTGATGGTAATCTTGCAGAGTGGGGTAGTGGTAACTCTGGTGTGTCATTCCTTATGGGTGATAGTAAGGCAACTGAATACCCAACAAGTCAAGCAGAAAATGGTTATGTGGGTAAGTGTCTGAAGCTGACAACTGTTAGTACGGGTTTCCTTGGTGCTATGTTCGGTGCCCCAATAGCAGCAGGTAATCTCTTTACAGGTGATTTCCAAATTGATATGGGTAACCCAGCAAAGTCAACTCACTTTGGTCGTCCATTCTACAAGATGCCTAAGGAGTTGATTGGCTACTATAAATATAAGGCTGGAGAGAAGTTCCAAGATAAGGATAAGAAGGATATTAAAGGGCGTAAGGATAGTTTAGCAATTTACGCAGTACTCTTTGAAACAGGCGACGGAGTGGAGTATCTTGATGGTACCAATTCATTAACCAGTGACCGTATTGTCCTCCTTGCACAGCTTAAGAATGCAAAGGAAACAGACGAATGGACACGTTTCTCTATCTCATTTGAGCCTGTAGCAGGTCGCACTGTAGACAGTGAGAAGTTGAAGATGGGTAAGTATAGTCTTGCTATCATCATGTCTTCAAGTAAGGATGGCGCCTTCTTCAATGGTGCTGTTGGCAGTACGCTCTATGTGGATGAACTGAAGTTATACTCTGAGTAG
- a CDS encoding urocanate hydratase produces MTKEEFIKDIRTGIADTLPEPQAYDPSINHAPKRKDILTQEEKKLALRNALRYFPKKFHATLAPEFAEELRQYGRIYMYRFRPTYEMYARPIDEYPHNSKQAAAIMMMIQNNLDKAVAQHPHELITYGGNGAVFQNWAQYRLVMKYLSEMTDEQTLVMYSGHPLGLFPSHKNAPRVVVTNGMVIPNYSKPDDWERDNALGVSQYGQMTAGSYMYIGPQGIVHGTTITVLNAARKRLKAGETSIKGMLFVTSGLGGMSGAQPKAGNIAGVVSITAEINPLAAQKRYDQGWVDELHTSLDELIPAALKAVEEKRTVSMAYVGNVVDLWERLAAEDVHVDLGSDQTSLHNPWAGGYYPVGLSLEESKRMMAEEPALFKEKVQESLRRQVAAINKLTAKGMYFFDYGNAFLLESSRAGADIMKTDGKFRYPSYVQDIMGPMFFDYGFGPFRWVCSSGDPKDLETSDRIATEVLEEIRKTATPDIIGQLDDNIHWIKEAGKNHLVVGSQARILYADSEGRTKIALAFNEAIRRGEISRPIVLGRDHHDVSGTDSPFRETSNIYDGSQFCADMAVQNVIGDSFRGATWVSIHNGGGVGWGEVINGGFGMVIDGSEDSDRHIRQMLLWDVNNGIARRSWARNTGSIDAIRREMERTPGLCVTLPNIVDDDVINTAF; encoded by the coding sequence ATGACAAAAGAAGAATTTATAAAAGATATTCGCACAGGCATAGCCGACACGCTACCTGAGCCACAAGCATACGATCCTTCTATTAATCACGCACCAAAGCGTAAGGATATTCTCACACAAGAAGAGAAGAAACTTGCACTACGCAATGCTCTGCGTTATTTCCCAAAGAAGTTCCATGCAACATTAGCACCAGAGTTTGCGGAGGAGTTACGCCAATATGGTCGTATCTATATGTACCGTTTCCGCCCTACTTATGAGATGTATGCGCGTCCTATCGACGAATATCCTCATAACTCTAAACAGGCAGCAGCTATCATGATGATGATTCAGAACAACCTTGATAAGGCTGTTGCACAGCATCCTCATGAATTGATTACATATGGTGGTAATGGTGCCGTATTCCAGAATTGGGCACAATATCGATTGGTGATGAAGTATTTGAGTGAGATGACCGATGAACAGACATTGGTGATGTATTCTGGTCATCCGCTCGGACTCTTCCCTTCTCATAAGAATGCTCCACGTGTAGTGGTAACGAATGGTATGGTAATACCAAACTATTCTAAGCCAGATGATTGGGAACGAGATAATGCCTTGGGCGTAAGTCAGTATGGACAGATGACCGCAGGTTCCTATATGTATATCGGTCCACAGGGTATCGTTCATGGCACAACCATTACCGTTCTAAATGCTGCACGTAAACGATTGAAGGCTGGAGAGACAAGTATAAAAGGTATGCTCTTCGTTACTTCTGGCTTAGGCGGTATGTCTGGTGCTCAACCAAAGGCTGGTAACATAGCTGGTGTAGTAAGTATTACGGCTGAAATCAACCCACTTGCGGCACAGAAACGTTATGACCAAGGTTGGGTTGACGAACTTCACACCTCACTCGATGAACTTATCCCTGCAGCATTGAAGGCTGTTGAGGAAAAGCGTACAGTCTCTATGGCTTATGTGGGTAATGTTGTTGACCTTTGGGAACGCTTAGCAGCAGAAGATGTACACGTTGACTTAGGAAGTGATCAGACCTCCCTCCACAATCCATGGGCAGGTGGATACTATCCAGTCGGACTTTCTTTGGAAGAATCTAAACGTATGATGGCAGAGGAACCAGCGTTGTTTAAGGAGAAAGTTCAGGAGTCTTTACGCCGTCAGGTGGCAGCTATTAACAAACTGACAGCGAAAGGTATGTACTTCTTCGACTATGGTAATGCTTTCCTTTTAGAGTCAAGTCGTGCGGGAGCGGACATCATGAAGACTGATGGCAAGTTCCGCTATCCTTCTTATGTGCAAGATATTATGGGACCAATGTTCTTCGATTATGGCTTTGGACCATTCCGCTGGGTTTGTTCGTCAGGTGACCCAAAGGACTTAGAAACGTCCGACCGCATTGCAACAGAAGTATTAGAAGAAATACGCAAGACGGCAACTCCAGATATTATCGGTCAACTTGACGATAATATTCATTGGATAAAAGAAGCAGGAAAGAATCACTTGGTTGTTGGTTCTCAGGCTCGTATCCTTTATGCTGACTCGGAAGGACGTACCAAGATAGCCTTAGCTTTCAATGAAGCAATACGTAGGGGAGAAATCTCTCGGCCTATCGTTCTGGGACGTGATCACCATGATGTGTCGGGAACAGACTCTCCTTTCCGTGAGACATCTAATATATATGATGGCTCACAGTTCTGCGCTGACATGGCTGTACAGAATGTTATCGGCGACTCTTTCCGTGGTGCAACATGGGTATCTATCCACAATGGAGGCGGTGTTGGCTGGGGAGAAGTTATCAATGGTGGCTTCGGAATGGTGATTGATGGTAGCGAAGACTCTGACCGTCACATCCGTCAGATGCTCCTTTGGGATGTCAACAATGGTATTGCACGTCGTAGTTGGGCACGCAACACAGGTTCTATTGATGCCATTCGAAGAGAGATGGAACGTACACCAGGACTCTGTGTTACACTCCCTAACATTGTTGATGATGATGTTATAAACACTGCTTTTTAA
- a CDS encoding SDR family NAD(P)-dependent oxidoreductase, which yields MAKVLVTGANKGIGYGICKFLGKSGWQVIVGARNSERAEEAMKSLKAEGVDVIGWQYVNLSDNASLEQTAKEVKEKYHDLELLVNNAGIPGDMEVASYESELKDVIDTVQVNYVGTFCLTKALTPLLSANKGRIVNITVPSEVSPYWHPMAYVASKAAQNAMTSIMAMEFEKNNIPVEIFNIHPGATTTDLNNHYTGPGSHSIDVVSEKIAEVINDGEKHQGEFVELYPIVDEGR from the coding sequence ATGGCAAAAGTATTGGTAACAGGTGCTAACAAAGGCATTGGCTATGGTATCTGTAAGTTTTTAGGCAAGAGTGGCTGGCAGGTAATCGTTGGTGCGCGTAATAGTGAGCGTGCCGAGGAGGCGATGAAGTCATTGAAAGCTGAGGGAGTGGACGTGATTGGATGGCAATACGTCAATCTATCAGACAATGCTTCTTTGGAGCAAACAGCAAAAGAAGTAAAAGAGAAATATCATGACTTGGAACTATTGGTAAACAATGCTGGTATTCCTGGAGATATGGAAGTAGCAAGTTATGAGTCAGAGCTAAAGGATGTAATAGATACCGTACAAGTAAACTATGTCGGAACATTCTGCCTGACAAAGGCACTTACCCCATTACTCTCTGCAAACAAAGGAAGAATTGTGAACATAACCGTACCATCTGAAGTAAGTCCTTACTGGCATCCAATGGCTTACGTAGCCAGTAAAGCAGCACAGAATGCAATGACCAGCATTATGGCTATGGAATTTGAGAAGAACAACATACCTGTTGAAATCTTCAATATCCACCCTGGTGCTACGACAACCGATTTAAATAACCATTATACAGGACCAGGTTCTCACTCGATAGATGTTGTTAGTGAGAAGATTGCAGAGGTTATTAATGATGGGGAAAAGCATCAAGGAGAGTTTGTTGAGCTATATCCTATCGTTGACGAAGGACGATAG
- the prfA gene encoding peptide chain release factor 1 — protein MIDNNSILQKLDGLEARYEEVSTLITDPSVIADQSRYVKLTKEYKDLGDIMDARRRYINCLTTIKEAKDIIANESDAEMKEMAREELSENEALQPALEEEIKLLLVPKDPEDAKNVQMEIRGGAGGDEAALFAGDLFNMYKRYCDKKGWKLSITSVSEGTAGGFKEIDFAVEGDNVYGTLKYESGVHRVQRVPATETQGRMHTSAATVAVLPEADKFEVNINEGDIKWDTFRSSGAGGQNVNKVESGVRLRYPWKNPNTGEVEEILIECTETRDQPKNKERALSRLYTYIYDHEHQKYVDDIASRRKTLVSTGDRSAKIRTYNYPQGRVTDHRIGFTTHDLQGFMNGEIQDMIDALTVAENAEKLKETEL, from the coding sequence ATGATAGATAACAACAGTATATTACAGAAACTCGACGGACTTGAGGCTCGTTATGAAGAAGTATCAACGCTTATAACAGACCCAAGTGTCATTGCAGATCAGTCACGTTATGTGAAACTGACAAAGGAATATAAGGACCTTGGCGACATTATGGATGCTCGTCGCCGTTATATCAACTGTCTGACCACTATCAAAGAGGCAAAGGATATCATTGCCAATGAGAGTGATGCGGAGATGAAAGAGATGGCACGTGAGGAGTTATCTGAGAACGAAGCACTTCAACCAGCACTCGAAGAGGAAATCAAGTTGCTACTTGTACCAAAGGATCCAGAGGACGCAAAGAACGTTCAGATGGAGATTCGCGGTGGTGCTGGTGGTGATGAAGCTGCGCTCTTTGCTGGTGATCTCTTTAATATGTACAAGCGTTATTGCGACAAGAAGGGCTGGAAGCTCTCTATCACTTCCGTTTCTGAGGGTACTGCAGGTGGATTTAAAGAGATTGACTTTGCCGTTGAGGGTGATAATGTCTATGGTACCTTAAAGTATGAGTCAGGTGTTCACCGCGTACAGCGTGTACCTGCTACTGAGACACAAGGTCGTATGCACACATCCGCTGCGACAGTAGCCGTATTGCCAGAGGCTGATAAGTTCGAAGTAAATATCAACGAAGGCGATATCAAGTGGGATACTTTCCGTTCCAGTGGTGCTGGTGGTCAGAACGTAAATAAGGTTGAATCTGGTGTACGTCTGCGCTATCCATGGAAGAATCCTAACACTGGTGAGGTTGAAGAAATCCTCATCGAGTGTACCGAGACACGTGATCAGCCAAAGAATAAGGAGCGCGCATTGAGCCGTCTTTATACTTACATCTATGACCACGAGCATCAGAAGTATGTTGATGACATCGCAAGTCGCCGTAAGACTTTGGTCTCAACAGGTGACCGAAGTGCCAAGATTCGTACATATAACTACCCACAGGGACGTGTTACCGACCACCGTATTGGCTTCACAACTCACGACTTACAGGGCTTCATGAATGGTGAAATTCAGGACATGATTGACGCTTTGACCGTTGCAGAGAATGCTGAGAAGTTGAAGGAAACAGAGTTGTAA
- the pyrF gene encoding orotidine-5'-phosphate decarboxylase gives MNRQQLINEIFTKKTFLCVGLDTDINKIPAHLKNEDDPIFAFNKAIIDATAPYCVAYKPNLAFYECYGLKGMLAFEKTIQYIKENHPNHFIIADAKRGDIGNTSKMYAQTFFEEYNLDSVTVAPYMGEDSVKPFLEYDGKWVILLALTSNKGSHDFQLTEDKQGERLFEKVLKKSQEWGTTENLMYVVGATQGKMFEDIRRIAPEHFLLVPGVGAQGGSLQEVCKYGMTKDCGLLVNSSRGIIYASTDTDFAEIAAVKAKELQEEMAVELERIVR, from the coding sequence ATGAACAGACAACAGTTAATCAACGAGATTTTCACAAAGAAGACATTCTTATGTGTGGGACTTGACACTGATATCAACAAGATACCAGCGCACTTGAAGAATGAGGATGACCCTATCTTTGCTTTCAACAAGGCAATCATTGATGCAACAGCACCTTATTGCGTAGCCTATAAACCCAACCTCGCTTTTTATGAGTGCTATGGCTTAAAGGGTATGTTAGCATTTGAAAAGACTATTCAATATATAAAGGAGAACCATCCAAACCACTTTATCATTGCTGATGCTAAGCGTGGTGATATCGGCAACACATCTAAGATGTATGCCCAGACTTTCTTCGAAGAGTATAATCTTGATTCTGTTACTGTTGCTCCATACATGGGCGAAGACAGCGTAAAGCCTTTCCTTGAGTATGACGGAAAGTGGGTTATCCTACTTGCATTGACAAGTAACAAAGGTAGCCATGACTTCCAGCTGACAGAGGATAAGCAGGGCGAACGTCTCTTTGAGAAGGTCTTAAAGAAGTCACAGGAATGGGGAACAACCGAAAATCTCATGTACGTTGTAGGTGCAACACAGGGAAAGATGTTTGAGGATATCCGCCGTATAGCACCAGAACATTTCCTCTTGGTACCAGGTGTTGGTGCACAAGGTGGTAGCTTGCAGGAGGTTTGTAAGTATGGAATGACAAAGGATTGTGGTCTACTTGTAAACTCATCACGTGGTATTATCTACGCAAGCACTGATACCGACTTTGCTGAAATTGCTGCTGTAAAGGCAAAAGAACTGCAAGAAGAAATGGCTGTTGAACTGGAACGTATCGTAAGATAA
- the hutH gene encoding histidine ammonia-lyase, whose protein sequence is MNKIHQISAEHLSIEQIGEIIKNGTKLELSEDARQRIIRCREYLDNKIKESETPIYGVTTGFGSLCKISIDKDSLSQLQKNLVMSHACGVGDRVPNEIVKIMLLLKIQSLSYGYSACQLKTVERLIDFFNNDIYPIVYMQGSLGASGDLVPLAHLSLPLIGMGEVEYKGVIYSGADILKKMKWEIIELVSKEGLALLNGTQNMNAFAVWALLQSERLSEWADVIGTMSLEAYDGRIEPFTHAVHAVRHHKGQIDTAARIRELLEGSELIKQPKVNVQDPYSFRCMPQVHGASKDTIAYVKSVVDIEVNAATDNPTVCPDEDLVISAGNFHGEPIAQPMDFLAIALCELSNISERRIYKLVSGTRNLPSFLVAKPGVNSGFMIPQYTAASIVSQSKTYCTPASVDSIPSSQGQEDHVSMGANAATKLYQVVLNTERVLAIELFNAAQALEFRRPLKSSPTIEAIHKAYRENVPFIDTDEFMAPHIAKSIEFLRK, encoded by the coding sequence ATGAACAAAATTCATCAGATCAGTGCCGAGCATCTGTCTATTGAGCAGATTGGCGAGATAATCAAGAACGGCACAAAGCTTGAACTTTCTGAAGATGCACGTCAACGTATTATTCGTTGTAGAGAGTATCTCGATAATAAGATTAAAGAATCAGAAACTCCTATCTATGGTGTGACAACAGGCTTCGGCTCTCTCTGTAAGATATCTATCGACAAGGATAGTCTTTCACAGCTGCAGAAAAACCTCGTGATGTCTCATGCTTGTGGTGTGGGAGACCGCGTTCCTAATGAGATTGTAAAGATAATGTTGCTGCTCAAGATTCAGTCGCTCAGTTACGGCTATTCAGCCTGCCAGCTGAAGACCGTCGAGCGACTGATAGACTTCTTCAACAACGATATCTATCCTATTGTATATATGCAAGGTTCGCTGGGCGCATCAGGCGATCTTGTTCCTTTGGCTCACCTTTCTCTCCCACTTATTGGTATGGGTGAGGTGGAATACAAAGGCGTAATCTACTCAGGTGCTGACATCCTTAAGAAGATGAAATGGGAGATTATCGAACTTGTTTCTAAAGAAGGACTTGCCTTACTCAATGGAACTCAGAATATGAATGCCTTCGCTGTATGGGCACTCTTACAAAGTGAACGTTTGAGCGAGTGGGCTGATGTTATCGGTACTATGTCTCTTGAGGCTTACGATGGACGTATTGAACCATTCACGCACGCTGTTCACGCTGTTCGTCATCACAAGGGACAGATTGACACTGCAGCACGTATAAGAGAACTATTAGAAGGCAGTGAGCTTATCAAACAGCCTAAGGTCAACGTACAAGATCCTTATTCTTTCCGCTGTATGCCACAAGTACATGGCGCATCAAAGGACACCATTGCCTATGTTAAGTCTGTCGTAGATATTGAAGTGAATGCTGCAACTGATAACCCAACCGTTTGTCCTGATGAAGATCTTGTTATCTCAGCAGGAAACTTCCACGGAGAACCAATTGCACAACCAATGGACTTCCTTGCTATCGCACTCTGCGAACTAAGCAATATCTCTGAGCGCCGTATCTATAAGCTCGTTTCTGGAACACGTAACCTACCAAGTTTCCTTGTGGCTAAGCCCGGTGTAAACAGTGGTTTTATGATTCCACAATACACAGCAGCATCTATTGTCAGCCAGAGTAAGACTTATTGTACACCTGCATCTGTCGACAGTATTCCATCTTCACAAGGTCAGGAAGACCATGTTAGTATGGGTGCTAATGCGGCAACAAAGCTCTATCAGGTTGTATTGAATACGGAACGTGTACTTGCTATCGAACTCTTTAATGCTGCACAAGCACTTGAGTTCCGTCGTCCGCTGAAGTCTTCTCCAACGATTGAAGCTATCCACAAGGCTTATCGTGAGAACGTTCCTTTCATTGACACAGACGAGTTTATGGCACCTCACATCGCCAAGTCTATTGAATTCTTACGCAAATAA